Proteins encoded by one window of Dokdonella sp.:
- a CDS encoding AAA family ATPase, producing MGANQDLATLLRARTPLLVVETPEEKRVIESFRHAIAQSLRPLYQWSITDGLRRLDMDDDEIEGLPDATLTLTTIKQRPEPAVFLLLDFQPYLRYTMTLRLLREIVLRQDAAEHTLVLVGARIELPDDLAPMATRFELALPDADALAKIVREEAFNYSREHGRRVEVDPEAARTVVRNLRGLTVADARRIVRKLIYADGALGPADLPELAKAKFALLDRDNLLHFEYETARFTDVAGLGRLKRWIAQREPAFVGRKMPVRLDPPKGILLLGVQGCGKSLAAKAVAGGFGVPLLRLDIGALYNKYHGETERNLRGALKSAELLAPCVLWLDEIEKALATAGNDDGVSRRVLGYLLTWMAERKTPVFLVATANDVQALPPELLRKGRFDEIFFVDLPDEATRVELVRIHLAKRDLDPAQFDLAEVARASAGFSGAEIEQLVVAGLYAAAAANRPLDTAHLIDEARATRPLSVMMASQVEALRAWARERTVPAD from the coding sequence ATGGGAGCCAACCAGGACCTCGCCACCCTGTTGCGCGCGCGCACGCCATTGCTGGTCGTCGAAACGCCCGAGGAAAAACGCGTCATCGAAAGTTTCCGGCACGCCATCGCGCAGAGCCTGCGCCCGCTGTACCAGTGGAGCATCACCGATGGCCTGCGTCGGCTGGACATGGACGACGACGAGATCGAAGGCCTGCCCGATGCCACGCTCACCCTGACCACGATCAAGCAGCGCCCCGAGCCAGCCGTGTTCCTGCTGCTCGATTTCCAGCCGTACCTGCGCTACACGATGACGCTGCGCCTGCTGCGCGAGATCGTGCTGCGCCAGGATGCCGCCGAACATACCCTCGTGCTGGTCGGCGCGCGCATCGAACTGCCCGACGACCTTGCACCGATGGCGACGCGCTTCGAGCTCGCCCTGCCCGATGCCGACGCGCTGGCGAAGATCGTGCGCGAGGAGGCGTTCAACTATTCGCGCGAGCACGGCCGGCGCGTCGAAGTCGATCCCGAGGCCGCGCGCACCGTCGTGCGCAACCTGCGCGGCCTCACCGTCGCCGACGCCCGGCGCATCGTGCGCAAGTTGATCTATGCCGACGGCGCGCTCGGGCCCGCCGACCTGCCCGAACTCGCCAAGGCCAAGTTCGCCCTGCTCGACCGCGACAATCTGCTGCACTTCGAGTACGAAACCGCACGCTTCACCGATGTCGCCGGCCTCGGCCGCCTCAAGCGCTGGATCGCCCAGCGCGAACCGGCCTTCGTCGGCCGCAAGATGCCGGTCAGGCTCGACCCACCGAAAGGCATCCTCCTGCTCGGCGTGCAGGGCTGCGGCAAAAGTCTCGCCGCCAAGGCCGTTGCCGGCGGCTTCGGCGTGCCCCTGCTGCGCCTGGACATCGGCGCGCTGTACAACAAGTACCATGGCGAAACCGAGCGCAACCTGCGCGGCGCGCTGAAGAGCGCCGAATTGCTAGCGCCCTGCGTGCTCTGGCTCGACGAGATCGAGAAAGCGCTCGCCACCGCCGGCAACGACGATGGCGTCTCGCGCCGCGTGCTTGGATACCTGCTCACCTGGATGGCCGAGCGCAAGACACCGGTCTTCCTCGTCGCCACCGCCAACGACGTGCAGGCACTGCCACCCGAACTGCTGCGCAAGGGTCGCTTCGACGAGATCTTCTTCGTCGACCTGCCGGACGAAGCGACCCGCGTCGAACTCGTCCGCATCCACCTCGCCAAGCGCGATCTCGACCCGGCGCAGTTCGACCTGGCCGAGGTCGCCCGCGCCAGCGCAGGTTTCTCCGGCGCGGAAATCGAACAACTCGTCGTCGCCGGTCTGTACGCCGCCGCCGCCGCCAACCGCCCGCTCGATACCGCCCATCTCATCGACGAAGCGCGCGCCACGCGCCCGCTCTCGGTGATGATGGCCAGCCAGGTCGAGGCCTTGCGTGCCTGGGCGCGGGAAAGGACGGTGCCGGCGGATTGA
- a CDS encoding MAPEG family protein — protein sequence MNHIDLVALLAVVQLVFFAILVGRARGRYGVKAPAVSGHEMFERAYRVQMNTLELMVMFLPALYIAAKYWPAQYIAGIGAVYLIGRLIYWRSYTAAPARRGLGFALSMIPVLALLIAGLVGIIRNAAG from the coding sequence ATGAACCACATTGATCTCGTCGCGCTGCTTGCCGTGGTGCAGCTGGTGTTCTTCGCGATCCTGGTCGGCCGCGCGCGCGGCCGATACGGCGTCAAGGCACCGGCCGTGTCCGGACACGAGATGTTCGAGCGTGCCTACCGGGTGCAGATGAACACCCTCGAGCTGATGGTGATGTTCCTGCCCGCGCTGTACATCGCCGCGAAATACTGGCCGGCGCAGTACATCGCGGGCATCGGTGCCGTGTACCTGATCGGCCGGCTCATCTACTGGCGCAGCTATACCGCCGCACCGGCGCGACGTGGTCTGGGTTTCGCGCTGTCCATGATTCCGGTGCTTGCCCTGCTCATCGCCGGCCTGGTCGGGATCATCCGCAACGCTGCCGGCTGA
- a CDS encoding alpha/beta fold hydrolase, translated as MNAADYRPPRLLRNPHVQSVLASSGVRRLLHARRRALLEDGAVAHVLDCGDGVRLQGFHTAQRAQAQARGLVVLLHGWEGSVTSSYLLHTGARLLAEGFDVFRLNFRDHGDTHHLNRGLFHSCRIDEVVGAVGAISRMFPRWPLAVAGFSLGGNFALRVALRAPGAGIDLSYALAVCPAINPRGVLHAIESAPWFYEHYFLRKWRRSLLLKQRAFPDADLFDAADLRGNLREMTRMLVQRHTDFGTLEAYLDGYSIAGDRLAALAVPATILTAADDPIIPVEDFHVLVLPPIAELDIAPGGGHCGFIRDLSLRSWTEDYIAERMAARLSASRRADDPGT; from the coding sequence GTGAACGCGGCCGACTACCGGCCGCCCCGCCTGCTGCGCAATCCGCATGTGCAATCCGTGCTCGCCTCCAGCGGCGTACGCCGCCTGCTGCATGCGCGCCGACGCGCCCTGCTCGAGGACGGTGCCGTCGCACATGTGCTCGACTGCGGCGACGGAGTGCGTCTGCAGGGATTCCACACCGCGCAGCGCGCGCAGGCGCAGGCGCGCGGCCTCGTCGTCCTGCTGCACGGCTGGGAAGGCAGCGTCACCTCGAGTTACCTGCTGCACACCGGCGCGCGCCTGCTCGCCGAGGGCTTCGACGTGTTCCGCCTCAACTTCCGCGACCACGGCGACACACATCATCTCAACCGTGGCCTGTTCCACTCCTGCCGGATCGATGAAGTCGTCGGTGCGGTCGGTGCGATCTCGCGCATGTTCCCGCGATGGCCCCTGGCCGTCGCCGGCTTCTCGCTAGGCGGCAACTTCGCCCTGCGCGTCGCCCTGCGCGCACCCGGCGCCGGCATCGACCTGAGCTACGCGCTGGCCGTCTGTCCGGCCATCAACCCGCGCGGCGTGCTGCACGCGATCGAGTCGGCGCCGTGGTTCTACGAACACTACTTCCTGCGCAAATGGCGCCGCTCGCTGCTGCTCAAGCAGCGCGCTTTTCCCGATGCCGACCTGTTCGATGCCGCCGACCTGCGCGGCAACCTGCGGGAGATGACCCGCATGCTGGTCCAGCGCCACACCGACTTCGGCACGCTGGAGGCCTACCTCGACGGCTACTCGATCGCCGGCGACCGCCTCGCCGCGCTCGCCGTGCCTGCCACCATCCTCACCGCCGCCGACGACCCGATCATCCCGGTCGAGGACTTCCACGTCCTGGTCCTGCCGCCCATCGCCGAACTCGACATCGCCCCCGGTGGCGGCCACTGCGGCTTCATCCGCGATCTCTCGCTGAGAAGCTGGACCGAGGACTACATCGCCGAGCGGATGGCGGCACGGCTGAGCGCGTCGCGACGAGCCGACGATCCAGGCACCTGA